One window from the genome of Anolis sagrei isolate rAnoSag1 chromosome 4, rAnoSag1.mat, whole genome shotgun sequence encodes:
- the RNF4 gene encoding E3 ubiquitin-protein ligase RNF4 encodes MSPTDSKRCATKRRKNKRSTGLVSSNLVDDLEVKSVAPPPSTTTSSTPSTSSVAFSFQTSATAASPSNENSVLLETDTAIPSISSEMIGKSEVPKKRCGGTINSRQTCKRSRISTLSTDSSSQVEPIDLEETPCEEVVDLTCESSDPVVVDLTRNDSVVIVEENICQQRNQHLRSQQLPDSCVLSSDDDEPRDNDVVLTDTLPRELELLEDGISSTRRSGTVSCPICMDGYSEIVQSGRLIVSTKCGHVFCSQCLRDSLKNVNSCPTCRKKLGYKQYHPIYI; translated from the coding sequence ATGAGCCCAACTGATTCCAAACGTTGTGCTACCAAGCGCAGGAAGAACAAGAGATCTACTGGTCTGGTCTCTTCAAATCTAGTTGATGATTTGGAGGTGAAGTCTGTGGCCCCTCCTCCTTCAACCACCACCTCCTCAACCCCATCAACTTCTTCTGTGGCCTTCTCTTTTCAGACATCTGCCACTGCTGCTTCTCCTAGCAATGAAAATAGTGTTCTGTTAGAAACTGACACAGCCATACCATCAATTTCCAGTGAAATGATAGGGAAGAGTGAAGTTCCCAAAAAGCGCTGTGGAGGAACAATTAATTCTAGGCAAACTTGCAAGCGAAGCAGAATATCTACCTTATCTACTGACAGTTCTTCACAAGTAGAACCTATTGATCTTGAAGAAACCCCTTGTGAAGAAGTAGTAGACCTCACTTGTGAATCTTCAGACCCAGTTGTAGTTGATCTGACTCGCAATGATTCTGTTGTTATAGTTGAAGAAAATATTTGTCAACAGCGAAACCAACATTTAAGAAGCCAACAACTTCCTGACAGTTGTGTTCTGAGCAGTGATGATGACGAACCAAGAGATAATGATGTAGTGTTGACTGATACACTGCCCAGGGAATTGGAATTGCTGGAAGATGGCATTTCAAGTACACGACGTTCAGGTACTGTGAGTTGCCCGATTTGCATGGATGGATACTCAGAAATTGTACAGAGTGGAAGGCTCATTGTGTCAACAAAATGTGGTCATGTTTTCTGTAGTCAGTGCCTCCGGGATTCTCTAAAAAATGTTAATTCTTGCCCGACTTGTAGGAAGAAACTTGGTTACAAACAGTATCATCCAATTTATATATGA